A genomic window from Cupriavidus metallidurans CH34 includes:
- a CDS encoding DUF3306 domain-containing protein: MSDGDSSFLSRWSRRKAAVREGKPVPEEQVQEQVQPPAVLPSSTATSPDVTAAVPTPAASAVPMPTLADVAVLRPGDNIARFVAQGVDESVKRAALKTLFADPHFNVMDGLDTYIDDYSKPDPIPPEILRRLRQSETLGLFDPVEEAEDVAEVEEAGKAGKAVDDAAASQAPQPGQGLQAAMVEEPTASSEPDEDPAADKHA, from the coding sequence ATGAGCGACGGCGATAGCTCCTTCCTGTCCCGCTGGTCGCGCCGCAAGGCGGCGGTCCGCGAGGGCAAGCCCGTGCCGGAGGAACAGGTACAGGAACAGGTACAGCCGCCGGCTGTGTTGCCGTCTTCCACCGCGACATCGCCGGATGTGACAGCGGCTGTTCCAACGCCCGCCGCATCCGCTGTACCCATGCCGACGCTTGCGGACGTGGCCGTGCTACGCCCGGGCGATAACATCGCCCGCTTCGTGGCACAGGGGGTCGACGAGTCCGTCAAACGTGCGGCATTGAAGACCTTGTTCGCCGATCCGCACTTCAACGTGATGGACGGGCTGGACACTTACATCGACGACTACAGCAAGCCCGACCCGATCCCGCCCGAGATCCTGCGCAGGCTGCGGCAGTCGGAGACGCTGGGGCTTTTCGATCCGGTCGAGGAGGCCGAAGACGTCGCGGAAGTCGAAGAGGCGGGCAAGGCAGGAAAGGCCGTGGATGACGCGGCGGCTTCGCAGGCACCTCAACCCGGGCAGGGTCTGCAGGCAGCAATGGTCGAGGAGCCCACGGCCTCGTCCGAGCCGGACGAAGATCCCGCTGCGGACAAACACGCGTAG
- a CDS encoding 4Fe-4S dicluster domain-containing protein, whose protein sequence is MPTLICNCNDTMPLDGAALAKASGGNQDATQGTAPLKVHRLLCRREIGDFRKALDGTDDVIVACTQESPLFTEVAAQTASEQGVMTAPVRFVNIRETGGWSAGARRDPATANAKIAALLAVAALPDPDPVATVDYRSEGTVLIMGPAARALPWAGRLSEAGLDVTVLLGQADGVVGSGANPADRAWPVHSGRLASLTGWLGTFTATWETGAGKSNPIDLDLCTRCNACIAACPEQAIDFSYQIDLDRCRDHRECVKACGAAAAIDFDRPAATESGRFDIVFDLNDSPAFTMHQPPQGYLHAGGDVARQYALALTAQQLVGEFEKPKFFRYKESVCAHGRNQTTGCTACIDICSTQAISSHWRDGKGRIEVTPNLCMGCGACTTVCPSGAISYGYPGPETFGERLRTLVTTYSRAGGRDAVLLIHGAEHGTSAILALGRAARAGQARGVPPNVIPVSAFHPASTGIELWLAALCWGAGGVAVLLTGDEAPQYRAALLEQMAVARTILEGFGYRGQRLALVEASDVAGLDVGLGAISTPAEPLSPLPVAGFRAALAKRETLDFVVDHLARNAPVPAETMALPAGAPLGAVQVDTARCTLCMACVGACPTQALRDNAERPVLAFVERNCVQCGLCEKTCPEDAITLVPRLLAGDAARRPVTLNETQPFHCVRCGKPFGTAQMVESMLVRLAGHPAFAGAAAERLKMCSDCRVIDMVEKDSGAATGATLQ, encoded by the coding sequence ATGCCGACGCTGATCTGCAATTGCAATGACACCATGCCGCTCGACGGCGCGGCGCTGGCCAAAGCCAGTGGCGGTAACCAGGATGCGACGCAGGGCACCGCGCCGCTGAAGGTGCATCGCCTGCTGTGCCGCCGCGAGATTGGCGATTTCCGGAAGGCGCTCGATGGCACGGACGACGTGATCGTCGCGTGCACGCAGGAAAGCCCGCTGTTCACCGAAGTGGCCGCGCAAACGGCCAGTGAGCAAGGTGTGATGACCGCGCCGGTCCGCTTCGTCAACATTCGCGAGACCGGTGGATGGTCGGCCGGGGCGCGGCGCGATCCGGCCACGGCCAACGCCAAGATTGCCGCGCTGCTTGCGGTGGCGGCGTTGCCCGATCCCGATCCGGTGGCCACGGTCGATTACCGCTCCGAAGGCACGGTACTGATCATGGGACCTGCCGCTCGCGCACTGCCGTGGGCGGGTCGCCTCAGTGAGGCGGGGCTCGATGTGACCGTGCTGCTGGGCCAGGCCGACGGCGTGGTGGGTAGCGGCGCGAACCCGGCGGATCGCGCGTGGCCGGTTCACAGTGGCAGGCTCGCGTCGCTGACCGGCTGGCTGGGCACGTTCACTGCCACCTGGGAGACCGGTGCCGGCAAGAGCAATCCGATCGACCTGGATCTCTGCACGCGCTGCAACGCCTGCATTGCGGCGTGCCCCGAGCAGGCGATCGACTTCAGCTACCAGATCGACCTCGACCGTTGCCGAGATCATCGCGAATGCGTGAAAGCGTGCGGCGCGGCGGCGGCTATCGATTTCGATCGCCCGGCTGCGACCGAATCGGGCCGGTTCGACATCGTTTTCGATCTCAACGATTCACCGGCTTTCACGATGCATCAGCCGCCGCAAGGCTATCTGCATGCGGGGGGTGACGTGGCGCGCCAGTACGCGCTGGCACTAACCGCGCAGCAGTTGGTCGGCGAATTCGAGAAGCCGAAGTTCTTCCGCTACAAGGAAAGCGTCTGCGCCCACGGCCGCAACCAGACCACGGGCTGCACGGCTTGCATCGACATCTGTTCGACGCAGGCGATCAGTTCGCACTGGCGCGACGGCAAGGGCCGTATCGAGGTCACGCCGAACCTGTGCATGGGCTGCGGCGCGTGCACGACGGTTTGCCCGAGCGGTGCCATCAGCTATGGCTACCCTGGCCCGGAGACGTTTGGCGAACGCCTGCGCACGCTGGTGACCACTTACAGCCGTGCCGGCGGCCGTGATGCCGTATTGCTGATCCACGGCGCGGAGCACGGTACGTCAGCCATCCTCGCGCTGGGTCGCGCCGCGCGGGCCGGCCAGGCACGGGGCGTGCCGCCGAACGTAATTCCGGTTTCGGCATTCCATCCGGCCTCGACGGGCATCGAGTTGTGGCTGGCTGCCCTGTGCTGGGGTGCGGGCGGCGTGGCCGTGCTGCTGACTGGCGACGAAGCGCCGCAATACCGTGCGGCGCTGCTTGAGCAGATGGCCGTGGCCCGGACGATCCTGGAAGGCTTCGGCTATCGTGGCCAGCGGCTGGCGCTGGTCGAGGCGAGCGACGTTGCCGGGCTCGATGTGGGGCTGGGCGCGATTTCCACGCCGGCCGAACCGCTGAGCCCGCTGCCCGTCGCGGGATTCCGCGCCGCGCTGGCCAAGCGCGAGACCCTGGATTTCGTTGTGGATCACCTGGCGCGCAATGCTCCGGTGCCCGCCGAAACGATGGCGCTGCCTGCGGGCGCGCCGCTTGGGGCCGTGCAGGTCGACACCGCCCGCTGCACCCTGTGCATGGCCTGCGTGGGCGCGTGTCCGACGCAGGCACTGCGCGACAACGCCGAGCGGCCCGTGCTGGCCTTTGTCGAGCGCAACTGCGTGCAGTGCGGGCTGTGCGAGAAGACTTGCCCCGAGGACGCGATCACGCTGGTGCCACGCTTGCTGGCGGGCGATGCCGCGCGCCGGCCCGTCACGCTCAACGAGACCCAGC